The Bacillus vallismortis genome window below encodes:
- a CDS encoding PIG-L deacetylase family protein, with translation MKVMVFAAHPDDEIIGVGGALAKHVRQGDSVSAVIMAEGKSSRKEDYEKPCDSIMQHSYSETEQALNSLGISDFVRLNLPDNRLDSMNLLDVVKEAEKQIERFQPDIVYTQYGGDINIDHAVVFRAVMTATRPLPGHSVKQVLAYETLSSTEWNYLKKDQFHANFFINIEEELELKLKAMACYGSELRDFPHPRSLQAIENNAYVWGAKSGFSAAEAFMLVRGTW, from the coding sequence ATGAAAGTAATGGTATTTGCGGCGCATCCGGACGATGAAATTATCGGTGTCGGCGGAGCATTGGCGAAACATGTCCGTCAAGGAGACAGTGTGTCGGCTGTCATTATGGCTGAGGGAAAATCGTCGAGAAAAGAAGACTACGAAAAACCTTGTGATTCGATCATGCAGCATTCCTATAGTGAAACGGAACAAGCGCTTAACTCGCTCGGCATAAGCGATTTTGTCAGGTTAAACCTGCCTGATAACAGGCTAGATTCAATGAATTTGCTGGATGTGGTAAAAGAAGCAGAAAAACAAATTGAACGGTTTCAGCCAGATATTGTATATACACAATACGGCGGTGATATTAATATTGACCACGCCGTTGTATTCAGAGCGGTGATGACGGCAACCCGCCCGCTCCCAGGTCATTCCGTAAAACAGGTTCTCGCATACGAAACCTTATCCTCAACTGAGTGGAACTACTTGAAGAAGGATCAATTCCATGCAAATTTCTTCATTAATATAGAAGAAGAGCTTGAACTGAAGCTGAAGGCTATGGCGTGCTATGGTTCGGAGCTGAGGGACTTCCCGCATCCGCGGTCCTTGCAAGCGATAGAAAATAACGCATACGTATGGGGAGCTAAATCCGGTTTTTCTGCAGCAGAAGCATTTATGCTTGTGAGAGGGACGTGGTGA
- a CDS encoding WbqC family protein: MSIFHRSGVKVVSGHQSSYLPWYGFFEKIHKSDVFAIHDTAQFEKKGFLNRNRIKTSQGSMWLTVPLQMKNYKDIELRDMKIDQEQDWRKKHWMAIKMNYAKAPYFEEYQMFFKDVYQREWEYLHDLNMFIIDFFLRELRISTPICNVSELECRKEKKSDFVLALCKELGADHYYSGSQGSDYLIESDFNRSGITIEYQQIRTIHYPQLFGEHIPHLSMLDLLMNCGADMSETLIKGGQYDESNGICGASGR; encoded by the coding sequence ATGTCGATATTTCACAGAAGCGGAGTAAAAGTCGTAAGCGGCCATCAATCCAGTTACCTCCCATGGTATGGTTTTTTTGAAAAAATCCATAAATCAGATGTTTTTGCGATTCACGATACAGCCCAGTTTGAGAAAAAGGGATTTCTCAATCGGAATAGGATCAAAACTTCTCAAGGTTCGATGTGGCTGACTGTGCCCCTGCAGATGAAAAATTATAAGGATATCGAGCTTCGTGATATGAAAATCGATCAAGAACAAGACTGGCGGAAGAAACATTGGATGGCGATTAAAATGAATTATGCAAAGGCACCCTATTTCGAGGAGTATCAAATGTTTTTTAAAGATGTCTATCAGCGGGAATGGGAGTACCTTCACGATTTAAATATGTTTATCATTGATTTTTTTCTGCGGGAACTTCGTATATCGACGCCAATCTGCAATGTTTCAGAGCTCGAATGCCGGAAGGAAAAAAAGAGTGATTTTGTGCTCGCGCTTTGCAAGGAACTAGGGGCTGATCACTATTATTCAGGCAGCCAAGGATCAGACTATCTAATAGAAAGCGATTTTAATAGAAGCGGAATTACGATCGAATACCAGCAAATCAGGACAATACATTATCCGCAATTATTCGGAGAGCACATTCCTCATCTCTCTATGCTTGATCTGCTAATGAATTGTGGGGCGGATATGTCCGAGACGTTAATCAAAGGGGGACAATATGATGAAAGTAATGGTATTTGCGGCGCATCCGGACGATGA
- a CDS encoding GNAT family N-acetyltransferase — MQKTANLITRQAWDRAAGIFQAGLFQNYDWGKLMEELPNTSFHPVKLTSDGGQVIYVPVFEQNGLLSGNMIGYGGVISDRPISFKWLQSEIKALFGQKLSRILLPHGQTSFIEETGEQWVEKATHMLPLPDTFEELWTNCSGKARTAVRYAEKKNVSVRLIGQESLSEFYELYKAHTAAIGAAYMLSQDFFQKLLESLGRHVFWVGAFLESDMISSSIFLYDHSHFYYWQNVNSPAGKETQASYLLMWNALSFAIGKKLQWVDFGYSHSKEIARPKRYWGAEEKRCRYFTEAE, encoded by the coding sequence GTGCAAAAAACAGCAAATTTGATCACTCGTCAAGCATGGGATCGGGCCGCTGGCATATTTCAGGCTGGATTGTTTCAAAACTATGATTGGGGGAAGCTCATGGAAGAGCTCCCCAATACTTCGTTTCACCCCGTTAAGCTGACATCGGACGGCGGCCAAGTGATCTATGTTCCGGTGTTTGAGCAAAATGGCTTGCTCAGCGGCAATATGATCGGATACGGCGGCGTCATTTCAGACCGTCCGATTTCATTCAAATGGCTGCAAAGCGAAATCAAAGCATTATTTGGGCAGAAATTATCGCGGATCCTGCTTCCGCATGGCCAAACTTCTTTTATCGAAGAAACGGGGGAACAATGGGTGGAGAAAGCAACACACATGTTGCCGCTTCCCGATACATTCGAAGAGCTATGGACAAATTGTTCGGGAAAAGCTCGGACTGCCGTCAGATATGCGGAGAAGAAAAATGTGTCCGTCCGCCTAATCGGGCAAGAATCACTCTCTGAGTTTTACGAATTGTATAAGGCGCATACAGCAGCTATCGGCGCAGCCTATATGCTGAGTCAGGATTTTTTTCAAAAGCTGCTAGAAAGCCTTGGAAGGCACGTCTTTTGGGTAGGGGCATTTCTTGAGAGTGACATGATCAGCAGCAGTATTTTTCTATATGACCATTCTCATTTTTATTATTGGCAGAATGTAAACAGCCCCGCCGGTAAAGAAACGCAGGCCTCTTATTTGTTAATGTGGAACGCTTTATCATTCGCCATCGGCAAGAAGCTTCAATGGGTTGATTTTGGATATTCTCACAGTAAAGAAATTGCCAGACCGAAACGATATTGGGGAGCTGAAGAGAAACGATGTCGATATTTCACAGAAGCGGAGTAA
- a CDS encoding aminotransferase class V-fold PLP-dependent enzyme, with translation MKDKNKNFHYPENPKQIKFPIYAGQLSGKSLFPHFISAKKTTLAEKLEKRYGKGIELTSSGSAALVLALTFSGAGPGKEVIFSSFSCPNVIDAVLQSGASPVFANLDDDLSLSFEDVKNKVTDRTCAVILTHVYGRKENMELIEWVKEKRIRIIDDAAQAMFTRQAGTFAGGLGDFGILSFGPSKPLGSIGGGALIARKDVLDKNGRLPMEQRKQVNADYYAYMRQQRIQTLKRSRTLSFLFRKTGVQTSMKTSKLEVLPKTPATVPLLRMHPVRQAIIEQQLTKMEQLVKDSSENLETARYIFARAEALYGIKMIQPQEGESLNYLTIVFPHEGERYDCSVYLASKGIQTCWNYLPLHLIPLYQPYSQQGVEHSLWKRVLSLPFKPPLGTEQVKDIAETVLAYAEQKNKK, from the coding sequence TTGAAAGACAAAAACAAAAACTTCCATTATCCTGAAAATCCGAAACAGATCAAGTTTCCCATTTATGCGGGGCAGCTTTCAGGCAAAAGTCTTTTCCCGCATTTCATTTCAGCTAAAAAAACAACTTTGGCAGAAAAATTGGAAAAACGCTATGGAAAGGGAATCGAATTGACTTCGAGTGGCAGTGCGGCGTTAGTGCTTGCACTGACATTTTCCGGAGCGGGGCCTGGAAAAGAAGTGATTTTTTCATCATTCAGCTGTCCGAATGTCATTGATGCCGTGCTTCAATCCGGAGCCTCGCCGGTTTTTGCCAATCTGGATGATGATTTATCCCTATCTTTTGAAGATGTGAAAAACAAAGTGACCGATAGAACATGCGCTGTCATTTTGACACACGTCTACGGCCGGAAGGAAAACATGGAACTTATTGAGTGGGTGAAAGAGAAGCGTATTCGTATCATTGACGATGCCGCTCAAGCCATGTTTACAAGACAAGCAGGAACTTTTGCAGGCGGTTTGGGGGATTTCGGTATCTTGAGCTTTGGACCGTCAAAGCCCCTCGGCAGTATAGGGGGCGGAGCGTTAATCGCTCGGAAAGATGTTCTGGACAAAAATGGCAGGCTGCCGATGGAACAGCGAAAGCAAGTCAATGCTGATTATTATGCTTATATGAGACAGCAGCGAATACAGACTTTGAAGAGGTCAAGGACTCTATCTTTCTTGTTCAGAAAAACGGGTGTTCAGACTTCTATGAAAACGAGCAAGCTTGAAGTCCTTCCGAAAACACCTGCTACTGTCCCTTTATTGCGAATGCATCCGGTGAGACAAGCTATCATCGAGCAACAGTTGACAAAGATGGAGCAGCTGGTGAAAGACTCATCTGAAAATTTGGAGACGGCAAGATACATCTTTGCACGGGCAGAAGCGTTATACGGGATTAAAATGATTCAGCCACAGGAGGGAGAAAGCCTAAACTATTTGACAATCGTCTTTCCTCATGAAGGCGAAAGGTACGACTGCTCCGTTTATTTAGCGTCAAAAGGGATTCAAACCTGCTGGAACTACCTTCCCCTTCACCTTATCCCGCTGTATCAGCCTTATTCACAGCAAGGGGTTGAGCATTCTCTTTGGAAACGAGTTCTTTCACTGCCGTTCAAACCGCCTCTTGGTACAGAGCAGGTGAAGGATATTGCTGAAACTGTTTTAGCGTATGCAGAGCAAAAGAATAAGAAATGA
- a CDS encoding NAD-dependent epimerase/dehydratase family protein, giving the protein MKNIAILGGAGFIGSELAGLLQNKGYHTIIADQKKPDFQAEFRQTNILDRQSLRESLKGADAVVHLAAMVGVDSCRSNEEDVIKVNFEGTKNVTEVCKDLGIKTLLFSSSSEVFGDSPDYPYTESSKKLPKSAYGKAKLKSEEYLREQASDSLHVRVVRYFNVYGLKQREDFVINKFFSLAESGTELPLYGDGGQIRCFSYISDIVNGTYLALLHKGSAFEDFNIGNDLPISIKGLAEKINVMTGRKKENYTFKKLGEDGVRGKDIEIFKRAPSVEKAKRLLGYAPNVHLEEGLRMIKIERQKQKLPLS; this is encoded by the coding sequence ATGAAAAACATTGCTATCTTAGGCGGAGCGGGCTTTATAGGAAGTGAATTAGCGGGGCTATTACAAAATAAGGGTTACCATACGATCATCGCTGATCAAAAAAAGCCGGATTTTCAGGCGGAATTCCGGCAAACGAATATTTTAGACCGGCAATCGCTTCGGGAATCATTAAAAGGAGCAGATGCTGTCGTTCATTTAGCAGCAATGGTCGGAGTAGACAGCTGCCGCAGCAATGAAGAGGACGTAATCAAGGTGAACTTTGAGGGAACGAAAAACGTAACGGAGGTATGCAAGGACCTAGGGATCAAGACTCTTCTTTTTTCCTCCAGCTCAGAGGTATTCGGGGATTCGCCCGATTATCCGTATACGGAATCGAGCAAGAAGCTCCCTAAATCCGCTTATGGAAAAGCAAAATTGAAGTCAGAGGAATATTTGAGGGAGCAGGCATCAGATTCGCTGCATGTCAGAGTTGTCCGGTACTTTAATGTATACGGCCTGAAGCAGCGGGAAGACTTTGTCATTAACAAGTTCTTCAGTTTGGCTGAATCTGGCACGGAGCTTCCTCTATATGGAGACGGCGGCCAAATCAGATGCTTCAGCTATATTAGTGATATCGTGAACGGAACATATCTGGCACTTCTGCACAAAGGCAGTGCTTTTGAAGATTTCAACATAGGAAACGATCTGCCTATCAGCATAAAAGGATTGGCAGAGAAAATCAACGTCATGACAGGCAGGAAGAAAGAGAATTACACCTTTAAAAAGCTGGGTGAGGATGGCGTCCGGGGGAAAGACATTGAAATTTTCAAACGTGCTCCCTCGGTCGAGAAGGCAAAGCGCCTGCTAGGATATGCTCCTAACGTTCACCTTGAGGAAGGCCTGAGGATGATTAAAATTGAAAGACAAAAACAAAAACTTCCATTATCCTGA
- a CDS encoding DegT/DnrJ/EryC1/StrS family aminotransferase — MITKQFISFHRPDITNEELETVAETIKSGWISKGPKVIEFEKKLGEYLGAEHVISCNSGTAALHMALLALGVGEGDEVIVPSFTFCSSVNVILHVGATPVFADICEDDLCIDPEDVRQKLSPRTKAVIAVHFAGYPANLDELSSICKENGLYLIEDAAHALGTRYKGKMIGTHGDAVCFSFYATKNITTGEGGALILKDEEAAERARLYGWHGITKNAWNRYGEKGSWRYDVLLPGFKYNMTDIQAALGLIQLKRAAEIQEKRTGIANYYASELTNQSERAELPLADIPSHITHSWHLFILRVKKRGEMERDQFIENMKAKHIGLSVHFIPVHMHPYYKEHFPAKLPVTERIFPEIVSLPLYSQLSKEDCQYIVQSIKEVLSLSQEVGQ; from the coding sequence ATCATTACTAAACAATTTATCTCTTTCCACAGACCTGATATCACAAACGAAGAACTGGAAACTGTAGCAGAAACGATCAAGTCAGGATGGATTTCAAAAGGTCCGAAGGTGATTGAATTTGAAAAAAAGCTGGGCGAATATTTAGGCGCGGAGCACGTAATCAGCTGTAATTCAGGAACAGCTGCCTTGCATATGGCATTGCTTGCACTCGGTGTAGGAGAAGGCGATGAAGTCATTGTTCCAAGCTTCACGTTTTGTTCAAGTGTAAACGTCATTCTGCATGTCGGAGCAACCCCGGTTTTTGCCGACATTTGCGAGGATGATTTATGTATAGATCCGGAAGATGTCAGACAAAAACTTTCTCCGCGCACAAAAGCGGTCATTGCGGTTCATTTTGCAGGTTATCCGGCAAATTTGGATGAGCTTAGCAGCATTTGCAAGGAAAATGGACTGTATTTGATTGAAGATGCCGCACACGCGCTTGGGACCCGGTATAAAGGGAAGATGATCGGCACACATGGAGATGCCGTATGCTTCAGCTTTTATGCCACTAAAAATATAACGACGGGAGAAGGAGGAGCTCTTATTCTTAAGGATGAGGAAGCGGCCGAGAGAGCAAGACTGTATGGGTGGCACGGCATTACAAAAAATGCTTGGAACCGATACGGTGAAAAAGGCAGCTGGCGATACGATGTGTTACTTCCCGGCTTTAAGTACAACATGACAGACATCCAGGCTGCGCTTGGACTCATTCAATTGAAACGAGCTGCTGAGATCCAAGAAAAACGGACAGGAATCGCAAACTATTATGCGTCGGAGCTTACAAATCAATCAGAAAGAGCAGAACTTCCTTTGGCAGACATCCCAAGCCATATCACTCACTCTTGGCATTTGTTTATTCTCCGGGTGAAAAAACGCGGGGAAATGGAACGGGACCAGTTTATTGAAAATATGAAAGCGAAACATATTGGCTTGAGTGTCCATTTCATCCCTGTGCACATGCATCCCTACTATAAAGAGCATTTTCCCGCAAAGCTGCCGGTAACTGAACGCATCTTTCCTGAAATTGTATCACTGCCTCTTTATAGCCAATTATCGAAGGAAGATTGTCAATATATCGTTCAATCCATTAAAGAAGTTTTATCTTTAAGCCAGGAGGTCGGACAATGA